The Rhodopirellula halodulae genomic sequence ATAACGATCACGTGGTCGCCGCGGACGACTCACCACTTTGAAAAACTCAGCTCGGCGACTCACGTGCATCGTCTGGTTCGCCGATTTCTGGCCTTGTACCAACCGTCTAGTCATGCTCACACAAATCGAGCGACAGATTGTATCGCCTTGACACGTCGGTCAGTGCGACGATCGTTTCGACACGGAAGTAAGCAAGTAGGGTGCCAGCACGGGCGCGTTCGATGCATTCGTCCATCGATAGTTCGCGTGCGACCGGAAGTTCTGAGTGAGAAGTGTTGATTGCACCAATCTGAGAGTCTGGTTTTGCATCACCGAAACGAAGTATCAAACTGACGGTGTCGAACGGGGCAGAATCGAGCCAATTGCATTCGGCAAGTCGCTGATTCAGTTCTGTCGCGACGGCAACAATCGCAGGGCCACATGGCGGGCGAATTCGTCCCCGCTTCGTGGCGACACCGCCAATCAAGAGTTGTTCGCTCAAGTGTGCAGCTCGTTGAATGATCTATATACGGCGAACGTTACCAATCACCCGGCGGCGACGAGAGATTGTCCATTGTCAAAACGCCCGACTTCGCCGCTCGGGTGCATTGGATTGTTCTGTCGCGTCTTGAGCAGCATGGA encodes the following:
- a CDS encoding Imm39 family immunity protein, which encodes MSEQLLIGGVATKRGRIRPPCGPAIVAVATELNQRLAECNWLDSAPFDTVSLILRFGDAKPDSQIGAINTSHSELPVARELSMDECIERARAGTLLAYFRVETIVALTDVSRRYNLSLDLCEHD